In the genome of Triticum urartu cultivar G1812 chromosome 5, Tu2.1, whole genome shotgun sequence, one region contains:
- the LOC125511466 gene encoding LOW QUALITY PROTEIN: probable lipoxygenase 8, chloroplastic (The sequence of the model RefSeq protein was modified relative to this genomic sequence to represent the inferred CDS: substituted 1 base at 1 genomic stop codon) yields MAGKGGASVRVKAVATVKVTVGGFLDGLRPSKTMDDVKDLIGRSMELELVSADLDAKTGKEKQTIKSYARKVSDKDRHIVTYEAGFDVPAGFGSVGAVLVTNEHDTEMFLKDVKLIGGGNSDSEPHVIRCDSWLPPKSGDAKRIFFANKPSLPSQTPPGLQNYRKNDLVKKRGDGMGQRTAKDRVYDYDVYNDLGSGEEPGAVGARPVIGGNQKFPYPRRCRTGRPRSIKDRQSETRSGDVYVPRDEAFSEEKNVQFKVKTLQSVLHAVVPAVQSTFIDRNQGFPSFFVIDKLFEDGVVLPRTREVGFLRSAVPRLLQFLRDGLGDKLLLFQRPANVKKDKFAWLRDEEFARETLAGINPYAIELVREFPLKSNLDPAKYGPAESAITAELLEAQMGHTMTVAEAVEKXRLFMLDFHDLFLPYVHRIRALEHTTMYGSRTILFLTDDGTLRLLAIELTRPASPTTPQWRQVFTSSTDTTKSWLWRMAKSHVRAHDAGHHELVTHWLRTHCAVEPYILAANRQLSEMHPVYQLLRPHFRYTMRINALARSSLVNGGGIIESTFSPQRYGMELSSVAYDKLWRFDTEALPADLVRRGMAEEDPTAEHGLRLAIKDYPFANDGLLIWDAIKGWVQAYVSRYYPDDDSVTQDEELQAFWTEVRTEGHGDKKEAPWWPKLDTPETLAHTLTTIIWVAAAHHAAVNFGQYDFGGYFPNRPSIARTKMPVEEPVDDAALKKFLDNPDEALRECFPSQVQATVVMAVLEVLSSHSPDEEYLGGMETAPWGDDTAVRAAYTRFNDELKVAEGVIKERNENRMLKNRCGAGIVPYELMKPFSQPGPGVMRKGIPNSTSI; encoded by the exons AGACGGGGAAGGAGAAACAGACGATCAAGAGCTATGCCCGCAAGGTGTCCGACAAGGACCGTCACATCGTCACCTATGAAGCAGGCTTCGACGTGCCGGCGGGCTTCGGCTCCGTCGGCGCCGTGCTGGTCACCAACGAGCACGACACGGAGATGTTCCTCAAGGACGTGAAGCTCATCGGCGGTGGCAACTCGGACTCGGAGCCCCACGTGATCCGCTGCGACTCCTGGCTGCCGCCCAAGTCCGGTGACGCCAAGCGCATCTTCTTCGCCAACAAG CCTTCACTGCCGAGCCAAACTCCTCCTGGCCTCCAGAACTACCGGAAGAACGACCTCGTGAAGAAGCGCGGTGACGGCATGGGGCAGAGGACGGCCAAAGACCGGGTCTACGACTACGACGTGTACAACGATCTCGGCTCCGGCGAGGAACCCGGTGCCGTCGGCGCCCGCCCCGTTATCGGCGGTAACCAGAAGTTCCCCTACCCACGGCGCTGCCGCACCGGCCGCCCCCGATCCATCAAAG ATCGGCAGTCGGAGACGAGGAGCGGCGACGTGTACGTGCCGAGGGACGAGGCGTTCTCGGAGGAGAAGAACGTGCAGTTCAAGGTGAAGACGCTGCAGTCGGTGCTCCATGCCGTGGTGCCGGCCGTGCAGTCCACGTTCATCGACCGCAACCAAGGCTTCCCCTCCTTCTTCGTCATCGACAAGTTGTTCGAGGACGGTGTCGTGCTGCCGCGCACTCGAGAGGTCGGCTTCCTCCGCAGCGCCGTGCCGCGCCTCCTTCAGTTCCTCCGCGACGGCCTTGGCGACAAGCTTCTCCTCTTCCAGCGCCCCGCAAATGTCAAAA AGGACAAGTTTGCGTGGTTACGTGACGAGGAGTTCGCCAGGGAGACGCTCGCCGGCATCAACCCATACGCCATCGAGCTTGTCAGGGAATTTCCCCTCAAGAGCAATCTGGACCCGGCAAAGTACGGGCCGGCGGAGTCGGCTATCACCGCCGAGCTGCTGGAGGCGCAGATGGGGCACACCATGACGGTGGCCGAGGCGGTGGAGAAGTAGAGACTGTTCATGCTCGACTTCCACGACCTGTTCCTGCCGTACGTGCACAGGATCCGTGCCCTGGAGCACACCACCATGTATGGCTCCCGCACCATCTTGTTCCTTACCGACGACGGCACGCTGCGCCTCCTCGCCATCGAGCTCACCCGGCCGGCCTCGCCGACGACGCCGCAGTGGAGGCAGGTGTTCACTTCGTCCACGGACACCACCAAGTCCTGGCTATGGCGGATGGCCAAGTCCCACGTTCGTGCCCACGACGCCGGCCACCACGAGCTCGTCACCCACTGGCTGCGCACGCACTGCGCCGTGGAGCCCTACATCCTCGCGGCCAACAGGCAGCTCAGCGAGATGCACCCCGTCTACCAGCTCCTGCGCCCGCACTTCCGCTACACCATGCGGATCAACGCGCTCGCACGCTCCTCCCTGGTCAACGGCGGCGGCATCATCGAGAGCACCTTCTCACCTCAGAGGTACGGCATGGAGCTCAGCTCCGTGGCCTACGACAAGCTCTGGCGCTTCGACACGGAGGCCCTCCCAGCGGACCTCGTCCGGAGGGGCATGGCAGAGGAGGACCCCACGGCGGAGCACGGCCTCAGGTTGGCCATCAAAGACTACCCGTTCGCCAACGACGGGCTCCTTATCTGGGACGCCATCAAGGGGTGGGTTCAGGCGTACGTTTCCCGGTACTACCCGGACGACGACAGCGTCACACAAGACGAGGAGCTGCAGGCGTTCTGGACGGAGGTGCGCACCGAGGGACACGGCGACAAGAAGGAGGCGCCGTGGTGGCCTAAGCTGGACACGCCGGAGACCCTCGCGCACACGCTCACCACAATAATCTGGGTCGCGGCGGCGCACCACGCGGCGGTCAACTTCGGGCAGTATGACTTTGGGGGGTACTTCCCGAACCGCCCCTCGATCGCGCGTACCAAGATGCCGGTGGAGGAGCCCGTGGACGACGCCGCCTTGAAGAAATTCCTCGACAACCCGGACGAGGCGCTCCGAGAATGCTTCCCGTCGCAGGTGCAGGCAACGGTGGTGATGGCGGTGCTGGAGGTGCTGTCCAGCCACTCCCCCGACGAGGAGTACCTCGGAGGGATGGAGACCGCGCCGTGGGGCGATGACACCGCGGTGCGGGCGGCGTACACGAGGTTCAACGACGAGCTGAAGGTGGCGGAGGGGGTCATCAAGGAAAGGAACGAGAACAGAATGCTCAAGAATCGGTGCGGCGCTGGCATCGTGCCGTATGAGCTCATGAAACCATTCTCGCAGCCCGGCCCCGGTGTCATGCGCAAGGGCATCCCCAACAGCACCTCCATCTGA